CAGCTCAAAGGGTATCATTCAGCAGAAAATTCAGAAATATTAAACTAATCGGAGGGAAAGGTGTCGCTTTCCCCCCTTTACCTCTTATGTTATGAAAAAGATCATTACACTTTGGTTATGCCTTTTACCGTTTCTTGTTGCTGTTGATTGTGGTGGTGAAGAACCTACCGACCCATCCCAGCCAGATACTCCCGAAGAGCGGCTAGTACAAAACTGGAATATTACTGCCGTAGTTATTGACGGACAATCACAAACACCTAGTAGCCAGTCTAATGTTGGGTTTAATTCAGATAATTCGTACAATATTACTTTACCGGAACTAGAATTCTTTCCTGCGTCGGGTACTTGGGAGTTCACGGGCGGAGATACTAAAATTTCTATCAACGATGGGCAATTTGTGTTCGATGTGATTGAACTAGATGAAGACAGTATGATTCTCGAGCTGAACTACGAAAACTTCAAGTCCGAACCTACCGTCTATCAACTAACATTTTTAGTAGTCGGCTAATTACAGCACAAAAAACAACAGTTCTGTAGAGGATATTGACTGACGAAAGTCGCCGGTCATAGAGTTAGAATTAGACATTCACTTAAAGTAGTGAAGAAAAAGCAACTAAGCAAAACGAACATAAAGAGATTCTCCAAATATTGGAGAAAAGTGAAGTTCCCTTTTTTATCAGAAAAGGGAGGCGTACAACAGCGCGGCAGCCGCGCTGTTGTACATCCCTATAATTCAGGCTTTCAGCTCTATTGAAATTTTTATTTATGGTGCGTATCCCAAAGAGTACATACCACAACTGTTGTTACAATCCGTTTCAATGCAACCATCATTATGATGCTTTATCAAACCCTAATTTTTTCTGGTGAAAAGAATCTAATTTATTAAGTAAGTGGAATAGCATACCTTTCTCTTTGGTCGTCAAATCGCCGTTAACAGTCTCAGATAACTTTGATATTACTGGATATAGCTCTAGCAGTTTTTTTTGACCTAAATCTGTAATTTGCTGAAGTTTCTTTCGCTTGTCATTTTTATCAGGTACTGACCGTACATATTTTGAACTCTGTATTCTCTTTAGCACTTCCATGCCTGAGCTTTTTTCCATCCGGGCAATTTTAATCAAATCTACCATCCCCATGTCGCCTTGATGACTAAGTATTGCGAGAAAAATAAAATCCCATATTGTACTGATACCTGTATCACGCAGACTTTCTCTAATATGTCTGCTCACATACTGTTGCATTAATGCCAAGAGCTCGAAATTCTTCCTATTGGTATCCCGCCCGCTGCTTTCAAATTGTTCTGTAGCGAATCTGACAATTAACCATTCTTTAAATTTTTGTAGGCTCATATCAGAAGTGGAGTCATCTACAGCTTCATACTCCTCTACGTAATCAATGAGATTCTTTATGAGGTCAAATTTATTCATTTAAACCTTTTTAGTATACTTACGTTCTTTATTTTAAAAAATTAAAATGAAAACATTCTAAATATGAACCTAAGGCAAATATTCATATTACTCACCACAATACTTATGGTAGCGGCTAACAATTTTTATCCGCAAATAAGCGAGTTATTATTTGATCAAAAACCTGATGCATTCGGAAAATATTTCGAGGCTATGACAATCATTAGTCCACCTGCGTTCACCTTTACTATATGGGTTCCCATTTTCTTGGGAATGATTTTATTTTCTATATACCAGGCATTGCCCAAAAACAGAGAATCTGATTTCTTTGACAATCTACTATTACCAGTTGTAATCATTAATGTTTTCAATAGCATAAGTTTATATGGCACCTATGTCTATAACATTTTCATACTGATATTTCTTCTAATTGGCCTTGGCTGGGCTTTCTTTCTTATCGAGAAGGTTAAATCAAAGCAACCGAAATTTTTCTGGCTTGTGGAGTTTCCATTTTCTCTGTTTTTTGGGTGGATAACAGTAGCTTTAATTTTGACTATCAGTCAGAACTTAAAATACCTCGATTGGGGTGCGCTCGGATTGTCAGAGGAATTTTGGTCATTTATAATAGTTTCTGTAGCTACAACGATTGCTGCGTTGGTATACCTAAGATATAAGAGCCTTACCTATCTGTCAGTATTGATTTGGGCTTTCATAGGAATTTTGTTTACTAATTATCGGCTAGGTAATTGGGGGAATACAATCTTTATTTTTTGCGTAGTCATTTTTCTTACATTTATTCCTATCGGAAGAAGATTGAAAACTAAAATGGCGTGACGAAGATTGGTTTCTTTCAATTAATCACGACGTTGGCGTAGATAAACCCATGCGATATCTATCTTGTAAGTGAACAAACTAATATGAGTTGTATAATCAAACCTTTTCTGTAAATCCGATAGTAGAGAGTATACAATGCTTTTATAAGGTATCCCTACGGTGAAACGGACTTGATAAACAGCCGAGTGCGCCATTATCTTTGAAGAAAAAAGGTTATGGCACATTTTCGTACTGAGCAAAAGATGTTTCCTGTAGTGGAAGCTTGGCAGAGCAGTGGACAAACGCAAAAAGCGTTCTGCGCTGCGCATAATATTTCTGTTTCGGTGTTGGCCTACTGGCTACGGCGTTACCGCGATCACCACGTTGATGAGAGCGATGAGTCCGTTGGTTTTGTTCCCGTCCGTATGGATGTATCCGGTCCGGCAGCCCTGGAAGTGAGTTTACCTTCGGGGGCGGTGTTGCGTTTTGCACAAGTAGTACCGGTGGGGTATCTGAAAGCTTTGCTGTAGATGTTGATGAGCTTAGCCAAGCGAATATTCTTGTATTCGCACAGCGTGGACATGCGCAAAGGGTTTGATGGGCTATCGGGCATCGTATCTCAACAGATGGGTGCGGATGTACTGTCGGGGGATGCCTACGTGTTTGTGGGGCGCCGGAAAGACCGTTTAAAGTTACTGGTATGGGAGTCTTCGGGCTTCGTATTATACTACAAACGCCTAGAGGCGGGTACGTTTCGTTTACCTAACGGTAAGCAGTCTGCCGTAGAGCTGTCTTCGGCTGAACTGTGGGCGTTATTGGAAGGGCTGGACGTAGAGGTGAAGCAGCGACGAAAACGCTACAAACTATCGGCCTGAGTGTTTGCATTTACCATGCACCTACTTATGTTTGCTGCTATGGATTATGCCGCCCTACAAACTGAGAATCAAGCTTTGCGTGAACAGAACAAACTGTTGCGACAAGAACTGGCTGAACTGAAGCGGCTGGTCTATGGCCTAGGCGGCCCCGCAGCAAAAGGGAACGTTTCGTAGGAACCGCTACGCCGGGGCAACTTAGCTTGCTCTCTAATGAAGAGGTCGTAGCGAAGGACGGTGTTGAAAAGCAAACGTATCAACGAACGATAGCCAAACCTGCCGCATCCATTGCCCCTTCACGCAAACTGCTACCGGCTCACTTGCCGCGTATAGAGGTAGTGCTGGAACCCGAAGAGGATACCTCAGCGATGAAGAAGATTGGTGAGCAGGTGAGCGAAGAACTGGATTATGAACCGGCTAAGTTGTTTGTGCGCCGTTACGTCCGACCGCGCTACGTGAGTGCCGAAGAAGACTTTTATGTAGCTGCTTTGCCCAACCGGCCCATTGATAATCATTCCATGACGGAGGCATCCCTGGAGCCGGACTACTGGCTCAGATTCTCATGGATAAGTTCTGCGATCATTTGCCCGTCTACCGGCAAGTACAGTGCTACCAACGATTGGGTATCAGCCTCTCAGAAAGCACATTGGGCGGTTGGTTGAGTAGCGCTTGTGAACTAATCAACCCCCTCTACGCGGCTTTGCGCAAATGTGTACTCGGTCAGGCATACTTGCAAGCTGATGAAAGTCCAATACCGGTGCTGGATAAAAAGAAAAAAGGCAAGACTCACCGAGGCTATCAGTGGCCGGCACCCCGGTGGGCCTACCATAGTCCGGAGATTAGACTGGTGTTCTTCGACTACCAGTCCGGACGAGGCAGAGAGGGACCCAAAGAATGTCTGAAAGCCTTTTCCGGTTACTTACAAGCCGATGGCTACGAAGCCTACGAATGGCTCAACGCCCAGCGCAATGACATTACCCTACTGCATTGTATGGCGCACGCCCGCCGTTACTTTGAAAAAGCCCTGGACAGCGATGCCGAACGGGCCACCTATGCCCTGTCCGAAATACAGAAGCTCTATGCAGTGGAACGTCACGGCCGACAAGAGGATCTCTCAGATGAACAACGCTACGTGTTGCGGCAAGAACAGGCGGTGCCCATTCTGGAAGAGCTACATGCTTGGTTGCTCGAACAAGCGGCCAATGTATTGCCTAAAAGTCTGATCGGTAAAGCCGTTGCTTACTCACTGCGCCGTATCAAAACTTTATCGTTGTATACCACTGACGGGCGGCTGGAGATCGATAATAACCTGATTGAAAATACCATCCGACCTATTGCCCTGGGCAGAAAAAACTACCTGTTCGCCGGGAGCCACGCGGCCGCCCAACGTATTGCTGTCTTCTACAGCCTGTTGGGCAGCTGTAAACTGCACGGCATTGAACCTTACAGCTATCTGAAAGACATCCTGGAACGACTACCCGATCATCCCATCAATGAAATAGAAGACTTGCTACCCCACCGATGGAAACCCCGGCAAGCTGACCAAAAAACTGAGCCGATCACCGTCGCCGTCTAGTTCACCGGAGGGATACTTTATAAGAACATATTCAAATCCAACTACAATACTTCCGAATAAGAATGTCCTGCTTCTACATCACCGCCCTTGGCGTAGCGTAGCCACTGTTTTGCAGCATAATCGTAGAGAAAACCTTCCTGAATGCCATATTCAAATTCTTCTATCAAACGA
This region of Tunicatimonas pelagia genomic DNA includes:
- a CDS encoding lipocalin family protein; its protein translation is MKKIITLWLCLLPFLVAVDCGGEEPTDPSQPDTPEERLVQNWNITAVVIDGQSQTPSSQSNVGFNSDNSYNITLPELEFFPASGTWEFTGGDTKISINDGQFVFDVIELDEDSMILELNYENFKSEPTVYQLTFLVVG
- a CDS encoding MarR family winged helix-turn-helix transcriptional regulator, producing the protein MNKFDLIKNLIDYVEEYEAVDDSTSDMSLQKFKEWLIVRFATEQFESSGRDTNRKNFELLALMQQYVSRHIRESLRDTGISTIWDFIFLAILSHQGDMGMVDLIKIARMEKSSGMEVLKRIQSSKYVRSVPDKNDKRKKLQQITDLGQKKLLELYPVISKLSETVNGDLTTKEKGMLFHLLNKLDSFHQKKLGFDKAS
- the tnpA gene encoding IS66 family insertion sequence element accessory protein TnpA, whose protein sequence is MAHFRTEQKMFPVVEAWQSSGQTQKAFCAAHNISVSVLAYWLRRYRDHHVDESDESVGFVPVRMDVSGPAALEVSLPSGAVLRFAQVVPVGYLKALL
- the tnpB gene encoding IS66 family insertion sequence element accessory protein TnpB (TnpB, as the term is used for proteins encoded by IS66 family insertion elements, is considered an accessory protein, since TnpC, encoded by a neighboring gene, is a DDE family transposase.); this encodes MLMSLAKRIFLYSHSVDMRKGFDGLSGIVSQQMGADVLSGDAYVFVGRRKDRLKLLVWESSGFVLYYKRLEAGTFRLPNGKQSAVELSSAELWALLEGLDVEVKQRRKRYKLSA
- a CDS encoding IS66 family transposase zinc-finger binding domain-containing protein, which encodes MLSNEEVVAKDGVEKQTYQRTIAKPAASIAPSRKLLPAHLPRIEVVLEPEEDTSAMKKIGEQVSEELDYEPAKLFVRRYVRPRYVSAEEDFYVAALPNRPIDNHSMTEASLEPDYWLRFSWISSAIICPSTGKYSATNDWVSASQKAHWAVG
- the tnpC gene encoding IS66 family transposase; its protein translation is MDKFCDHLPVYRQVQCYQRLGISLSESTLGGWLSSACELINPLYAALRKCVLGQAYLQADESPIPVLDKKKKGKTHRGYQWPAPRWAYHSPEIRLVFFDYQSGRGREGPKECLKAFSGYLQADGYEAYEWLNAQRNDITLLHCMAHARRYFEKALDSDAERATYALSEIQKLYAVERHGRQEDLSDEQRYVLRQEQAVPILEELHAWLLEQAANVLPKSLIGKAVAYSLRRIKTLSLYTTDGRLEIDNNLIENTIRPIALGRKNYLFAGSHAAAQRIAVFYSLLGSCKLHGIEPYSYLKDILERLPDHPINEIEDLLPHRWKPRQADQKTEPITVAV